In Malania oleifera isolate guangnan ecotype guangnan chromosome 8, ASM2987363v1, whole genome shotgun sequence, a single window of DNA contains:
- the LOC131162381 gene encoding uncharacterized protein LOC131162381, translated as MKGKRLSSKSQVGKGDVEKGPANQSEHKVVLGDLIWVKINDSLWWPAQVVDENAVSGSNKPGNRSVGEVLVRLYGSYKYLYADPIECRSEFENVLKKNNSCYREIFQTTLDQVIRHFKPSTPKGQGSRSKEKASVGASNGEKLKQNRVGKEKKLKASNSTGGASGRHKAVQIGEASAWKINSLAKNGEGNVSETIVSSRKLAANAPQVVENGRLSSKRAQKEGKKTPKEFKVQKRLKPKDSSGKKETENGSSRQNQKQKRLQANGPKKEDQKRKISKRDGVQKKLKSSDLGDNEVLKGKTSDRDRVLKKPKKNSRDTEEERKSKTSRRVLKRNRGNVDEQTEDNKSEHGMEKKPKRDHPSLGKAAKKKAPASDSVLNKCKAKSQKADAEVKNKISGQDGSQKKRKPSNPKIEEDINKTQAKKKTKRNSRSIEEAKGKTSKRDGKQNELKQNSPEVSRNEAKRKIPKQDKMQIECERSSPTSVTTLSGKSQEPTARRMRVMQSLGLIAPSGSPFHRNGDI; from the exons ATGAAAGGCAAACGCCTTTCAAGTAAAAGTCAAGTTGGCAAGGGAGATGTGGAGAAAGGGCCAGCCAATCAATCAGAACACAAAGTCGTTTTAGGGGACTTAATATGGGTAAAGATTAATGATAGTTTGTGGTGGCCTGCACAG GTTGTTGACGAGAATGCTGTGAGCGGAAGCAATAAACCTGGTAATAGATCTGTGGGTGAAGTTCTTGTTCGACTTTATGGAAGTTATAAATA TTTATATGCAGATCCGATCGAATGTCGTTCTGAGTTTGAGAAT GTGCTGAAGAAGAATAACAGTTGTTACAGGGAAATTTTTCAGACAACTCTGGATCAG GTTATTCGTCACTTCAAACCTAGTACACCAAAGGGACAAGGATCAAGATCTAAAG AAAAAGCCAGTGTTGGGGCTTCTAATGGTGAAAAGTTGAAGCAAAATAGAGTTGGGAAAGAGAAGAAATTAAAAGCCTCAAATTCA ACAGGTGGTGCCTCTGGAAGACATAAAGCTGTACAGATTGGAGAAGCCAGTGCATGGAAAATCAATTCCCTTGCTAAAAATGGTGAGGGCAATGTTTCTGAGACAATTGTTTCTTCAAGGAAACTTGCTGCTAATGCTCCGCAAGTAGTAGAGAATGGAAGGCTGTCTTCCAAAAGAGCCCAGAAAGAGGGTAAAAAAACACCCAAAGAATTTAAAGTGCAAAAGAGACTCAAGCCAAAAGACTCGAGTGGTAAAAAGGAAACAGAAAATGGAAGTTCCAGACAAAACCAGAAGCAGAAGAGACTCCAAGCAAATGGACCAAAAAAGGaggatcaaaaaagaaaaatatctaAGCGGGATGGGGTGCAGAAGAAACTGAAGTCAAGTGATCTAGGTGACAATGAGGTATTGAAAGGGAAAACCTCTGATCGAGATAGGGTGTTGAAAAAGCCCAAGAAAAATAGCCGAGATACAGAAGAGGAAAGGAAAAGCAAAACTTCTAGGCGAGTTTTAAAGAGAAATAGAGGAAATGTTGATGAGCAAACAGAGGACAACAAATCCGAGCATGGGATGGAAAAGAAACCCAAGCGGGATCACCCAAGTCTTGGGAAGGCAGCCAAAAAAAAAGCCCCTGCATCAGATTCAGTGCTGAATAAATGCAAGGCAAAAAGCCAAAAAGCCGATGCagaagtgaaaaataaaatttcggGGCAAGACGGGTCACAGAAGAAACGTAAGCCAAGTAACCCAAAGATTGAGGAGGATATAAACAAAACCCAGGCGAAGAAGAAAACCAAGCGAAATAGCCGAAGCATTGAGGAAGCAAAGGGGAAAACCTCTAAAAGAGATGGAAAGCAAAATGAGCTCAAGCAAAATAGCCCCGAGGTCTCTAGGAATGAAGCAAAAAGAAAAATCCCTAAGCAAGATAAAATGCAGATAGAATGTGAGAGAAGTAGCCCAACCTCT GTGACAACTCTATCAGGAAAATCTCAAGAACCCACTGCACGGAGAATGAGAGTCATGCAGAGCCTTGGCCTGATTGCACCTTCAGGGTCTCCATTCCACAGAAACGGAGACATTTAG